The genomic stretch CCGCACAACGTGCGCCGCACCTTCGCGATCTCCGTCGATTCGCTCGTGGCAATGGCCCAGGCGACCGTTCCGCTCATGCAGGGCCGGGCCGGGCGGATGGTGCTCGTCTCCGGGGTCGACAGCTTCCAGGCCATGACCGGCCACAGCATCCTCGGCGCGGCGAAGGCGGCGGCGGAGGGACTGGTCCGCGGGCTCGCGCTCGAGCTGGGACCGATCGGGATCACGGTGAACGCGGTCACGCCCGGCTTCATCGCGACCGACTCGTCGACCTACTACGTGACCGAAGGGCTCGGCCTCGACTACGCGCGCGCCACCGGGCGGTTGCGCGCGGCCACGCCGGTGCGCCGGCACGGCACGCCGGAGGACGTGGCGGGCCTGGTCGCCTATCTCGTGTCGGACGCGGCCTCGTTCGTCACGGGCCAGTGCATCGTGATCGACGGCGGCCTCACCATCACGTCACCGATGACCCGTCTGGAGGGCGAGACCTAGAGCGGGTCCTTCCGGTCGTCCATCGTGTAGACTGGCTGGCATGCCATCGTCGTGGTTCGAGCCGCTGCGGGACCGCGCCGTCCACCAGACCGAGGCGGCGGCCGAGAGCCGCGCCGCGCTCGCCGACGCCGCCGCGGCCGCGGTCGCGCGCGCGGCGCCCGCGCTCCTCGCGATGCAGAAACCGGAGGGCTACTGGGTCGGCGATCTGCTCGCCGACACCACCCTCGAGTCCGACTACGTCCTGCTCCAGCTCTGGTTGCATCCCCCGCACGAGGGCGTGTGGAAGCCGCCGTCGTGGGACCGGATCGAGCGCGCGCAGAAGGCCATCCTGGCCCGGCAGCTGCCCGACGGCGGGTTCGACATCTATCCGGACGGCCCCGCCGACGTCAACGCCACCATCAAGGCCTACCTCGCCCTGAAGCTGTCCGGGCTCGACGTGCACAGCGAGCCGCTGCGCCGCGCGCGCGAGGCGATTCTCCGGCTTGGCGGTCTCCAGGAGGCCAACAGCTACGTCCGGATCAACCTGAGCCTGTTCGGGCTCTATCCCAAGCGTCACGTGCCCACGATTCCGGTCGAGCTGGTGCTGGTGCCCGGCGGGCTCATCTACGAGATGTCGTCGTGGACGCGCGCGATCGTGATGCCGCTCTCGAT from Candidatus Methylomirabilota bacterium encodes the following:
- a CDS encoding SDR family oxidoreductase, which translates into the protein MTPPLQGRVAVVTGGSRGIGRGIALRLARDGADCAITYRRNEAAAADAVSAIAALGRRAHAERLDLAESDQVGPAFERIAEAFGRVDILVANAAATAFRPLLDQKPHNVRRTFAISVDSLVAMAQATVPLMQGRAGRMVLVSGVDSFQAMTGHSILGAAKAAAEGLVRGLALELGPIGITVNAVTPGFIATDSSTYYVTEGLGLDYARATGRLRAATPVRRHGTPEDVAGLVAYLVSDAASFVTGQCIVIDGGLTITSPMTRLEGET